The following coding sequences are from one Phenylobacterium glaciei window:
- a CDS encoding GNAT family N-acetyltransferase, with protein sequence MTTTPPWLPLETERLLLRDFRENDFDAIHAYAIDPEVVRYMTWGPNTPEVTREVLDRNLDRQKTWPREELSLAVEVKATGEMIGVISLHDANTDNSAFGYCYSRGAWGQGYGTEAARALARIAFTDLGHHRIWATCDARNHGSYGIMEKVGMRREGHLLKNTKAHDGWRDSYVYALLADEWRAANDE encoded by the coding sequence ATGACCACCACCCCACCCTGGCTTCCTCTCGAGACCGAGCGACTATTGCTGCGCGATTTTCGCGAGAACGATTTCGACGCCATCCACGCCTATGCCATCGACCCTGAGGTCGTCCGTTACATGACCTGGGGCCCCAACACCCCGGAGGTGACGCGTGAGGTGCTGGACCGCAATCTGGACCGGCAGAAGACCTGGCCGCGCGAGGAGCTGAGCCTGGCCGTCGAGGTCAAGGCCACCGGCGAGATGATCGGCGTCATCTCCCTGCACGACGCCAACACCGACAACAGCGCCTTCGGCTACTGCTACAGCCGCGGGGCCTGGGGGCAGGGCTATGGGACCGAAGCGGCCCGCGCCCTGGCCCGGATCGCGTTCACGGATTTGGGCCATCACCGCATCTGGGCCACCTGCGACGCCCGCAACCACGGCTCCTACGGGATCATGGAGAAGGTGGGGATGCGCCGCGAAGGCCACCTGCTGAAGAACACCAAGGCCCACGACGGCTGGCGCGACAGCTATGTCTACGCCCTGCTGGCCGACGAGTGGCGTGCGGCGAATGACGAATAA
- a CDS encoding aminopeptidase P family protein encodes MRQTFEETTDRSFGPRHVPLIRKAMAAQGLDGFLVPHEDEHQNEYLPEANDRLAWATGFTGSAGAAVILKDRAAVFVDGRYTLQVRDQVDEATFEIRDLVEGGVPAYLETATARGQVVGYDPRLHSPDALDRLQAAAARAGAQLKPVAANPLDQAWGAERPAQPTAPVVAQPLEHSGEDSADKRARIGRALAARGADATVLTSPSSIAWLFNVRGGDVIRSPLPLSQAILHKDGTARLFLDPAKVTEALPAWLGNQVALETPDDLPAALADLKGKRVLVDPGLSSAWYFEALAQAGAEVVRGEDPCALPRAAKNSVEIAGTTEAHARDGVALARFLHWLATEAQTSLPDEVEVVTKLEGFREQSGAMKDLSFDTIAGAASNGAIVHYHPTFRQNKKTVSGSLLLVDSGAQYLDGTTDVTRTVAIGEPSAEMRERFTLVLKGHLALAAVRFPAGTTGSALDVLARAPLWARGLDFDHGTGHGVGSYLGVHEGPQRISKLPNFVALQPGMILSNEPGYYKEGAYGIRIENLQYVAEAAPIPGGERPMLGFTTLTLAPIDRRLIEVSLLTPDERAQMDAYHARVLAVVGPRVPAEVRAWMEEACAPL; translated from the coding sequence ATGCGCCAGACCTTCGAAGAAACCACCGACCGCTCCTTCGGCCCCCGCCACGTCCCTCTGATCCGCAAGGCCATGGCCGCCCAGGGCCTGGACGGCTTCCTCGTGCCGCACGAGGACGAGCACCAGAACGAGTATCTGCCCGAGGCCAACGACCGGCTGGCCTGGGCCACTGGCTTCACCGGCTCAGCGGGCGCGGCGGTGATCCTCAAGGACCGCGCCGCGGTCTTCGTGGATGGCCGCTACACCCTGCAGGTCCGCGACCAGGTGGACGAGGCCACCTTCGAAATCCGCGACCTGGTGGAGGGCGGCGTCCCGGCCTACCTCGAGACCGCCACGGCTCGCGGCCAGGTCGTCGGCTATGACCCGCGCCTGCACAGCCCCGACGCGCTTGACCGTCTGCAGGCCGCCGCCGCCCGGGCCGGCGCGCAGCTCAAGCCCGTCGCCGCAAATCCGCTGGACCAGGCCTGGGGCGCCGAGCGTCCCGCCCAGCCCACCGCCCCGGTGGTCGCCCAGCCGCTGGAGCATTCGGGCGAAGACTCCGCCGACAAGCGCGCCCGCATCGGTCGGGCCCTGGCCGCCCGGGGCGCCGACGCCACGGTGCTGACCTCGCCCTCCTCCATCGCCTGGCTGTTCAATGTGCGCGGCGGCGACGTCATCCGCTCCCCCCTGCCGCTGTCCCAGGCGATCCTCCATAAGGACGGCACGGCGCGCCTGTTCCTCGACCCGGCGAAGGTCACCGAGGCCCTGCCCGCCTGGCTCGGCAACCAGGTCGCCCTGGAGACCCCCGACGACCTGCCCGCCGCCCTGGCCGACCTGAAGGGCAAGCGGGTCCTGGTGGACCCTGGCCTGTCCTCGGCCTGGTACTTCGAGGCGCTGGCCCAGGCCGGCGCAGAGGTGGTGCGCGGCGAGGACCCCTGCGCCCTACCCCGCGCCGCCAAGAACAGCGTCGAGATCGCCGGGACCACCGAGGCCCACGCCCGGGACGGCGTGGCGCTCGCCCGCTTCCTCCACTGGCTGGCCACCGAGGCCCAGACCAGCCTGCCCGACGAGGTGGAGGTGGTCACCAAGCTGGAGGGCTTCCGCGAACAGTCCGGCGCCATGAAGGACCTCTCCTTCGACACCATCGCCGGCGCAGCCTCCAACGGCGCCATCGTTCACTACCACCCCACCTTCCGGCAGAACAAAAAGACGGTCTCGGGCTCGCTGCTGCTGGTGGATTCCGGCGCCCAGTACCTGGACGGCACCACCGACGTCACCCGTACCGTCGCCATCGGCGAGCCGAGCGCCGAGATGCGCGAGCGCTTCACCCTGGTGCTCAAGGGCCACCTGGCCCTGGCCGCCGTCCGCTTCCCGGCCGGCACCACCGGCTCGGCCCTCGACGTCCTGGCCCGCGCCCCGCTGTGGGCACGGGGCCTCGACTTCGACCACGGCACCGGCCACGGGGTCGGCTCCTATCTCGGCGTCCATGAGGGCCCACAACGGATTTCTAAACTGCCCAACTTCGTGGCCCTGCAGCCCGGCATGATCCTTTCGAACGAGCCCGGCTACTACAAGGAAGGCGCCTACGGCATCCGAATCGAGAACCTGCAGTATGTCGCCGAGGCCGCCCCCATCCCCGGCGGCGAGCGCCCGATGCTGGGCTTTACCACCCTGACCCTGGCCCCTATCGACCGCCGCCTGATCGAGGTGTCGCTGCTGACCCCCGACGAGCGCGCCCAGATGGACGCCTACCATGCCCGCGTCCTGGCCGTGGTCGGCCCCCGCGTCCCCGCCGAGGTCCGCGCCTGGATGGAAGAGGCCTGCGCGCCGCTCTAG
- a CDS encoding class I SAM-dependent methyltransferase, whose translation MSEGASIDELLTTGQTRLRAHMLNLAELIFQRVLAKEPENLTALRLLGVTLHKMGESDAAITHLRAATELAPEIQFPWWDLAVVLRDAGQTEQAQAALVRALALVGRDPAATPLPPLTNLTLSDDRASRKVTVVDYPYNASIRYGAGRPSHPELTELIGQGRTRYAAFLNGLGEIQRDFAEVPMGGSYEASTPFWLNSWYPALDGMVLTGMLRAHAPKRFIEIGSGMSTKFARRAVQTYGLATTLMSIDPEPRNSVDKLCDEVIRRPLEACDLKIFQTLEAGDILFLDSSHRAFQNSDVTVFFLEILPRLKPGVILHIHDIYLPDDYISGHVFRMWNEQYLLATALLFGGDRFEVLFPAWFVGQDPELSAHAKGLLQKGPLDRLDLYGASFWMRKT comes from the coding sequence ATGTCCGAGGGCGCATCCATCGATGAGCTGCTGACGACCGGCCAGACGCGCCTGCGCGCCCACATGCTCAACCTCGCTGAACTGATCTTCCAGAGGGTGCTGGCCAAGGAGCCTGAGAACCTCACCGCCCTGCGGCTGCTGGGGGTGACGCTGCACAAGATGGGGGAGAGCGACGCGGCCATCACCCACCTTCGCGCCGCCACCGAGCTGGCGCCCGAGATCCAGTTTCCCTGGTGGGACCTTGCCGTGGTGTTGCGGGACGCCGGTCAGACGGAGCAGGCGCAAGCGGCCCTGGTTCGAGCGCTGGCGCTGGTGGGGCGCGATCCGGCCGCGACGCCCCTGCCGCCCCTGACCAACCTGACGCTGTCGGACGATCGCGCCAGCCGCAAGGTCACGGTGGTGGACTACCCCTACAACGCTTCGATCCGGTACGGCGCGGGGCGGCCCTCGCACCCGGAGCTTACCGAGCTGATCGGCCAGGGGCGGACGCGTTACGCGGCCTTCCTCAACGGGCTTGGCGAGATTCAGCGGGATTTCGCCGAGGTGCCCATGGGCGGGAGCTACGAAGCCTCGACGCCGTTCTGGCTCAACAGCTGGTATCCGGCGCTGGACGGCATGGTGCTGACCGGGATGCTGCGCGCCCACGCGCCGAAGCGGTTCATCGAGATCGGCTCGGGCATGTCCACCAAGTTCGCCCGGCGCGCCGTGCAGACCTACGGGCTGGCCACCACGCTGATGTCCATCGATCCGGAGCCGCGCAACAGCGTCGACAAGCTGTGCGACGAGGTGATCCGCCGGCCGCTGGAAGCCTGTGACCTGAAGATCTTCCAGACCCTGGAGGCGGGCGACATCCTGTTCCTGGATTCCTCGCACCGGGCCTTCCAGAACTCGGACGTGACGGTGTTCTTCCTGGAGATCCTGCCACGCCTGAAGCCCGGCGTGATCCTCCACATCCACGATATCTACCTGCCCGACGACTACATCAGCGGCCACGTGTTCCGGATGTGGAACGAGCAGTACCTGCTGGCCACGGCCCTGCTGTTCGGCGGCGACCGTTTCGAGGTGCTGTTCCCCGCCTGGTTTGTCGGCCAGGACCCCGAGCTGTCGGCCCACGCCAAGGGACTGCTGCAGAAGGGGCCCTTGGACCGGCTCGATCTCTACGGCGCGTCCTTCTGGATGCGGAAGACCTAG
- the ligA gene encoding NAD-dependent DNA ligase LigA, whose product MPERAKPVADLDESEAVGELTRLADALTAHDLAYHQQDAPTISDADYDTLKRRNLEIEARFPELVRENSPSQRVGAARAEQFSPVEHGVPMLSLDNAFSDEEAVEFDARVRRFLRADAEPIAYTAEPKIDGLSASLRYEKGALVQGATRGDGRVGEDVSQNLKTVADIPHRLKGSGWPDVIEVRGEVYLGHDGFAALNANAEAAGQKTYANPRNAAAGSLRQIDPKITATRPLRFFAYAWGLLSEPFAQTQWEALAKLKAWGFQTTPQSQRVVGPQGLLAAYREMEAARPKLAFDIDGVVYKADRLDWQSRLGFVTRTPRWAIARKFPAERARTVLEAIDLQVGRTGAVTPVARLRPVTVGGVVVVNATLHNADEIARKDLRVGDTVVIQRAGDVIPQVVEVVLAERPADAVPFEYPTHCPCPLHTPLARETTASGAETVVRRCTGEFACPFQRIEHLRHFVGRRAFDIEGLGEKQLTAFYERGWMREPADIFRLARDEDRLTELRGSDGYGETSITNLVAGIDERRKIPLDRFIFGLGIRHIGETTSLALARHYETVETFIKAGQAAAQQRPGADYLALSTLDGIGPTALEAIIAWARTKPDVLVPAQASMDERLRLSIPKINSRARQALVDLFGDWATFEAAVTKAAGQGPGDDFLELATVDAVGVVAARMIAEFFGEPHNRDMVTNLAAELREVQAVARPKTDTAVAGKTIVFTGALEKMTRDEAKAQAEGLGAKVSGSVSKKTDLVVAGPGAGSKLKTATDLGIEVITEDEWLALVAG is encoded by the coding sequence ATGCCTGAGCGCGCGAAACCGGTCGCAGACCTTGATGAATCCGAGGCCGTCGGGGAGTTGACCCGGCTCGCCGACGCGCTGACCGCCCATGACCTCGCCTATCACCAGCAGGACGCGCCGACGATTTCGGACGCCGACTACGATACGCTGAAGCGGCGCAACCTGGAGATCGAGGCGCGGTTCCCGGAGCTGGTCCGTGAGAACTCGCCCTCCCAGCGGGTGGGGGCCGCGCGGGCCGAACAGTTCTCGCCGGTGGAGCACGGGGTGCCGATGCTCAGCCTCGACAACGCCTTCTCCGACGAGGAGGCCGTGGAGTTCGACGCCCGGGTGCGGCGGTTTCTGCGGGCCGACGCAGAGCCCATCGCCTATACCGCCGAGCCCAAGATCGACGGCCTGTCAGCCTCCCTGCGTTACGAGAAGGGCGCCCTCGTCCAGGGCGCGACACGAGGCGACGGGCGGGTAGGGGAGGACGTCTCCCAGAACCTCAAGACCGTCGCCGACATTCCCCACCGACTGAAAGGCTCGGGCTGGCCCGATGTCATCGAGGTGCGGGGCGAAGTCTATCTGGGCCATGACGGCTTCGCCGCGCTGAACGCCAACGCCGAGGCCGCGGGTCAGAAAACCTATGCCAACCCGCGCAACGCCGCAGCGGGCTCGCTCCGCCAGATCGATCCCAAGATCACCGCGACGCGGCCGCTGCGGTTCTTCGCCTATGCCTGGGGCCTGTTGAGCGAACCCTTCGCCCAGACCCAGTGGGAGGCGCTCGCTAAGCTGAAGGCCTGGGGTTTCCAGACCACGCCGCAGTCGCAGCGGGTGGTGGGGCCGCAGGGGCTGCTGGCCGCCTACCGCGAAATGGAGGCTGCCCGCCCCAAGCTCGCCTTCGACATCGATGGCGTGGTCTACAAGGCCGACCGCCTGGACTGGCAGTCGCGGCTGGGCTTCGTGACCCGGACGCCGCGCTGGGCCATCGCGCGTAAGTTCCCGGCCGAGCGGGCGCGGACCGTGCTGGAAGCCATCGACCTGCAGGTCGGGCGCACAGGGGCGGTGACACCGGTCGCGCGCCTGCGCCCGGTGACGGTGGGCGGCGTGGTGGTGGTCAACGCCACCCTGCACAATGCCGACGAGATCGCCCGCAAGGACCTGCGGGTCGGCGACACCGTCGTCATCCAGCGCGCCGGAGACGTGATCCCGCAGGTGGTGGAGGTGGTGCTGGCCGAACGGCCGGCCGACGCCGTGCCCTTCGAATACCCGACCCACTGCCCTTGCCCGCTGCACACGCCTCTGGCGCGGGAAACCACCGCGTCCGGGGCCGAGACCGTGGTGCGGCGCTGCACCGGGGAGTTCGCCTGTCCGTTCCAGCGGATCGAGCACCTGCGCCACTTCGTCGGCCGCCGCGCCTTCGACATCGAGGGCCTGGGGGAGAAGCAGCTCACCGCCTTCTATGAGCGCGGCTGGATGCGCGAGCCGGCCGACATCTTCCGCCTGGCCCGCGACGAGGACCGCCTGACCGAACTGCGCGGCAGCGACGGCTATGGCGAGACCAGCATCACCAACCTGGTGGCTGGGATCGATGAGCGGCGGAAGATCCCGCTGGACCGCTTCATCTTCGGCCTGGGTATCCGGCACATCGGCGAGACCACCTCCCTGGCCCTGGCGCGGCACTACGAGACCGTCGAGACCTTCATCAAGGCCGGACAGGCGGCGGCGCAGCAGCGGCCGGGTGCGGACTATCTGGCGCTCTCCACCCTGGACGGCATCGGCCCCACGGCCCTGGAGGCGATCATCGCCTGGGCGCGGACCAAGCCGGACGTGCTGGTCCCGGCCCAGGCCTCGATGGACGAGCGGCTGCGGCTTTCGATCCCGAAGATCAACAGCCGGGCGCGGCAGGCGCTCGTCGACCTGTTCGGCGACTGGGCGACCTTCGAGGCCGCGGTGACGAAGGCCGCCGGCCAGGGCCCTGGTGACGACTTCCTGGAACTGGCGACCGTGGACGCCGTCGGGGTGGTGGCCGCGCGGATGATCGCCGAGTTCTTCGGCGAACCGCACAACCGCGACATGGTGACGAACCTAGCGGCCGAACTGCGCGAGGTGCAGGCCGTCGCCCGACCCAAGACCGACACCGCCGTGGCCGGCAAGACCATCGTCTTCACCGGCGCGCTGGAGAAGATGACCCGCGACGAGGCCAAGGCCCAGGCCGAGGGGCTAGGCGCCAAGGTCTCAGGCTCGGTCTCCAAGAAGACCGACCTGGTGGTCGCGGGCCCCGGCGCGGGCTCCAAGCTGAAGACCGCCACCGACCTCGGCATCGAGGTCATCACCGAGGACGAGTGGCTGGCCCTGGTGGCGGGCTGA